One window of the Natronomonas marina genome contains the following:
- a CDS encoding PQQ-binding-like beta-propeller repeat protein, with protein sequence MTDTNGWKRVRQALSIAVVALLVVSGVGPFASFGGMINNDHGGEASASPDSDVVYIGGSDNDVEAIYADNGSNVWTFSGHSDSVKGVVQSPNGDVVYSASIDGTAKAIYASNGTEKWSYSGLGNLWSVAASPNGEYIFVGDGDGDVAALDPSDGSEIRSASPHGNRVTDIAVGADSVYYFTSSNDGTLDSRYVENGSSVCGYSHPNSVYGVGAGPDGEWFYSAPNEGIVTKLGATNCSSDWTYDAGQDVNDVAIDSDGDRAYVATYGYQTGDLVALDDSDGSKQWSYTGQGNDVEKVSTSPSGDTIYSASRDGTIASVDTGGSENWKTSKAGSLTAVSGGGDISAKFKLSGQVNDSSSNAIEDASVDVVDASSGDTKASTTTDSTGYYEVSVLSGTYDVTASKSSDSKTETVTVSSATTLDFCLGCGGSSGYTQEFHLNDYADTFDDATLSVSEEVNDDDQSGYIAPKDTEDWNTVAETSFNHNDNAFVDSLEDGALYRLKVTDADSEYTEVGWEADPDRGPYNITVGEAGSSPTPTENGTNDSGGELEVVECGPNNEKLCIKYRGDEVDRINANVTDGDGNPVYKINRSFDRNKSYIRWVVNKTLGNNSTDPGDYEIDFNGTYGNGSWWNGSAGAGDDVQVYPNGSTDTDAGGLFGGGGGGGGGGIVPADSGGGAPVWLTAIPAVAAIGYAVYRQRSGGLT encoded by the coding sequence TCTGCTTCGCCCGATTCAGATGTGGTTTATATCGGCGGTTCAGACAACGACGTTGAGGCGATATACGCAGATAACGGTTCTAACGTGTGGACATTTAGCGGCCACTCAGACTCAGTGAAAGGAGTTGTTCAATCTCCCAATGGTGATGTTGTCTACTCGGCGTCTATCGACGGGACGGCGAAAGCGATATACGCGTCAAACGGGACCGAAAAGTGGTCGTACAGTGGCCTCGGAAACCTTTGGTCGGTGGCTGCTTCTCCCAATGGAGAATATATCTTCGTGGGAGATGGTGACGGTGACGTTGCCGCGCTCGATCCATCGGACGGCTCCGAAATTCGGTCTGCAAGCCCGCACGGGAATAGGGTGACAGACATTGCCGTTGGTGCGGATTCTGTTTACTACTTCACTTCCTCCAACGATGGTACTCTGGACTCACGGTACGTCGAAAATGGTTCAAGTGTCTGCGGATACAGCCACCCGAACAGTGTCTACGGGGTCGGTGCGGGACCCGACGGGGAATGGTTTTACAGCGCACCGAATGAGGGTATCGTGACCAAGCTCGGCGCGACGAACTGTTCGTCAGATTGGACCTACGACGCCGGCCAAGACGTGAACGACGTTGCTATTGATTCTGACGGTGATAGGGCGTATGTTGCCACATACGGCTATCAGACCGGTGATTTGGTCGCTCTTGACGACTCCGACGGATCGAAGCAGTGGTCGTACACGGGGCAGGGCAACGATGTGGAGAAGGTTTCGACCAGTCCGTCGGGAGATACTATCTACTCTGCATCACGCGACGGCACTATTGCCTCCGTTGATACGGGAGGTTCGGAGAATTGGAAAACTTCCAAAGCCGGTAGCCTGACTGCCGTTTCTGGTGGCGGCGATATATCTGCGAAATTTAAATTATCAGGCCAAGTTAACGACAGTAGCTCTAACGCCATTGAAGATGCATCAGTTGATGTCGTCGATGCTTCATCAGGAGATACTAAAGCAAGTACGACCACAGATTCCACCGGATACTATGAAGTCAGCGTCCTGTCAGGCACGTATGACGTAACTGCTTCAAAGTCATCCGATTCAAAAACAGAGACAGTCACAGTTTCATCTGCGACAACTCTCGACTTCTGTCTCGGGTGTGGCGGCAGTAGCGGCTACACCCAAGAGTTCCATCTGAACGACTACGCCGACACCTTCGACGACGCGACACTTTCCGTCTCGGAGGAAGTCAACGATGACGACCAGTCCGGGTACATCGCACCCAAGGACACTGAGGATTGGAACACAGTCGCCGAGACCTCGTTCAACCACAACGACAACGCCTTCGTCGACTCCCTCGAGGACGGTGCCCTCTACCGCCTGAAGGTCACGGACGCCGACTCGGAGTACACGGAAGTCGGTTGGGAGGCCGATCCCGACAGAGGCCCGTACAACATCACGGTCGGTGAGGCTGGAAGCAGTCCAACGCCGACCGAGAACGGGACGAACGACAGCGGCGGCGAACTCGAAGTAGTCGAATGCGGCCCGAACAACGAGAAGCTCTGCATCAAGTACCGCGGCGACGAAGTGGACCGAATCAACGCGAACGTCACGGACGGCGACGGCAACCCGGTCTACAAGATCAACCGCTCGTTCGACCGGAACAAGTCCTACATCCGGTGGGTCGTGAACAAGACGCTCGGAAACAACTCCACGGACCCCGGCGACTACGAGATCGACTTCAACGGGACGTACGGGAACGGCTCCTGGTGGAACGGCAGCGCCGGCGCCGGTGACGACGTCCAGGTCTACCCGAACGGCTCGACGGACACTGACGCCGGCGGGCTGTTCGGTGGCGGCGGCGGTGGCGGAGGCGGCGGGATCGTGCCGGCCGACAGCGGCGGCGGCGCCCCGGTGTGGCTGACGGCGATCCCGGCCGTGGCCGCCATCGGCTACGCTGTGTATCGGCAGCGGTCGGGCGGCTTGACGTAA